A genome region from Panicum virgatum strain AP13 chromosome 4K, P.virgatum_v5, whole genome shotgun sequence includes the following:
- the LOC120703073 gene encoding probable glucomannan 4-beta-mannosyltransferase 3, with protein sequence MAGAEAVASLAAVAAGWLDHLDGPTATATLRLRRWWSSLSSSGGGRVVAAGPPSRLLGWWWPSAAPWSLRSAWGAARAAAVAPALAAASWACLALSAMLLADAVLLAAASLLAPLRRCRAAGPIAGPGPGEDVDEEAGGRGAGYPMVLVQIPMYNEREVYKLSIGAACGLAWPSDRVIVQVLDDSTDPTVKDLVELECKFWASKGKNVKYEVRNNRKGYKAGALKQGMLYDYVQQCDFVAVFDADFQPEPDFLMRIVPYLVHDPRVALVQARWEFVNPNEFLMTRIQKMTLDYHFKVEQEAGSSMFAFFGFNGTAGVWRISSIKEAGGWEDRTTVEDMDLAVRVGLKGWKFIYVGDVKVKSELPSNLKAYRRQQHRWTCGAANLFRKTGREIILTKEASFGRKLYLIYSFFFIRKVVAHVVPFMLYCVVIPLSVLIPEVTVPVWGVVYVPTAITLLYAIRNPSSIHFIPFWILFENVMSFHRTKATFVGLLELGSVNEWVVTEKIGNSSCIKPAPQILEKPPCRCWDRCTVSEILVAIFLFFCATYNLVHGSDFYFVYIYLQAITFLIVGTGFCGTSRSNS encoded by the exons ATGGCCGGCGCAGAGGCGGTGGCCTCCttggccgcggtggcggcggggtggctcgaCCACCTCGATGGGCCGACGGCAACGGCGACCCTGCGCCTGCGCCGGTGGTGgtcgtcgttgtcgtcgtcgggaggcggccgcgtcgtcgccgccgggccgccgtcCCGGCTGCTTGGCTGGTGGtggccgtcggcggcgccgtGGTCGCTGCGGTCCGCGtggggcgcggcgcgcgcggcggccgtggcgccggcgctggccgcCGCGTCGTGGGCGTGCCTGGCCCTGTCGGCCATGCTGCTCGCCGACGCCGTgctgctggccgccgccagccTCCTCGCGCCGCTAAGGAGGTGCCGGGCGGCGGGCCCCAttgccggccccggccccggcgagGACGTGGACGAGGaggcgggcggccgcggcgccggctaCCCCATGGTGCTCGTCCAAATCCCCATGTACAACGAGCGGGAG GTGTACAAGCTTTCCATCGGCGCTGCGTGCGGGCTGGCATGGCCGTCGGATAGGGTCATCGTACAGGTTCTCGACGATTCCACCGATCCGACGGTCAAG GATCTGGTGGAGCTTGAGTGCAAGTTTTGGGCTAGCAAAGGTAAGAACGTGAAATATGAGGTGAGGAACAATCGGAAAGGGTACAAGGCTGGCGCACTGAAGCAAGGGATGCTGTATGACTATGTTCAGCAGTGTGACTTTGTCGCCGTGTTTGACGCGGATTTCCAACCGGAACCTGACTTCCTCATGAGGATCGTCCCGTATCTTGTGCATGATCCACGAGTTGCACTTGTTCAGGCACGATGGGAGTTTG TTAATCCCAATGAATTCCTGATGACAAGGATACAAAAGATGACATTAGATTATCACTTCAAAGTAGAGCAGGAAGCAGGTTCATCCATGTTTGCCTTCTTTGGTTTTAACG GAACTGCTGGTGTCTGGAGAATTTCTTCCATAAAGGAAGCCGGGGGCTGGGAGGATCGAACCACAGTGGAAGACATGGATTTAGCAGTCAGAGTAGGTCTCAAAGGATGGAAATTCATCTATGTCGGAGATGTTaag GTCAAAAGTGAACTGCCAAGCAATCTGAAGGCATATCGCCGTCAACAGCATCGGTGGACGTGTGGGGCAGCAAATTTATTCCGTAAGACAGGAAGAGAGATCATTCTGACTAAG GAGGCATCATTTGGGAGGAAGCTTTATTTGATCTACAGCTTCTTTTTCATCAGGAAGGTTGTTGCCCATGTGGTACCTTTCATGCTCTACTGTGTAGTAATCCCGTTGTCCGTCCTGATTCCTGAAGTCACAGTCCCTGTATGGGGAGTGGTTTATGTCCCAACAGCAATAACACTTCTATATGCCATCAGAAATCCTAG TTCTATCCACTTCATACCGTTCTGGATCCTCTTTGAGAATGTTATGTCTTTCCACCGGACGAAGGCGACATTCGTCGGTTTGCTTGAGCTCGGGAGTGTAAACGAGTGGGTTGTCACAGAGAAGATTGGTAATTCAAGCTGCATCAAGCCTGCTCCGCAGATACTTGAAAAGCCTCCCTGCAGATGCTGGGACAG
- the LOC120703074 gene encoding soluble starch synthase 2-3, chloroplastic/amyloplastic-like produces the protein MSSSAASSALILALSSGTPGGRRRCAPPSRTGASLITFPLWAPRERDDATVARAEAGPGGWDAAPPPERRAGAGAADASSRQPRARRKAVSRRREPPVQPVSRYGSGAAGNAAAGQNGALAGGETKSIVAAPPATIVKFPGPGYTVILPAAQDVAPRAAVPVPAPEPPPLPPSEENFVSPPASIPMPGADGNAGLAEKRRAQVDVEGVPNPIPPPPPPPPAPAVQEQEAAWDFKKYIGFDEPVETKDEAGVGADVAGSFEDHENDDPGPLAGENVMNVIVVSAECSPWCKTGGLGDVAGALPKALARRGHRVMVVVPRYGDYAEAFDMGITKYYKAAGQDLEVKYFHAFIDGVDFVFIDAPLFRHRQGDIYGGNRQEIMKRMILFCKVAVEVPWHVPCGGVCYGDGNLVFIANDWHTALLPVYLKAYYRDNGMMQYTRSVLVIHNIAHQGRGPVAEYPYMDLPEHYLQHFELYDPVGGEHANIFAAGLKMADQVVTVSRGYLWELKTVEGGWGLHDIIRSNDWKMNGIVNGIDHQEWSPEVDAHLRSDGYTNYSLRTLDAGKRQCKAALQRELGLEVRDDVPLLGFIGRLDGQKGVDIIGDAMPWLAGQDVQLVMLGAGRADLERMLQQLERAHHDRVRGWVGFSVPMAHRITAGADVLLMPSRFEPCGLNQLYAMAYGTVPVVHAVGGLRDTVAPFDPFGDAGLGWTFDRAEPGKLVEALGHCLDTYRNYRESWRGIQARGMSQDLSWDHAAELYEEVLVKAKYQW, from the exons ATGTCGTCGTCGGCCGCCTCGTCCGCCCTCATCCTCGCGCTCTCCTCCGGCACCCCCGGGGGGCGCCGGCGCTGTGCCCCGCCGTCCCGCACCGGCGCGAGCCTCATCACCTTCCCGCTCTGGGCGCCGCGGGAGCGGGACGACGCGACGGTGGCGCGCGCGGAGGCCGGGCCGGGGGGCTGggacgcggcgccgccgccggagcggagggccggcgccggcgccgccgacgccagcaGCAGGCAGCCCCGCGCGCGGCGCAAGGCG GTCTCCAGACGGAGGGAGCCTCCTGTTCAGCCGGTCAGCCGTTACGGCTCCGGGGCGGCGGGGaacgcggcggccggccagaACGGCGCGCTGGCGGGCGGCGAGACCAAGTCcatcgtcgccgcgccgccggccaccatagTGAAGTTCCCGGGCCCGGGCTACACCGTGATCCTCCCCGCCGCCCAGGACGTAGCGCCGAGGGCTGCCGTCCCGGTCCCGGCCCCggagccaccgccgctgccaccgtcTGAGGAAAACTTCGTGTCGCCACCAGCTTCCATTCCCATGCCCGGCGCCGACGGCAATGCCGGACTTGCGGAGAAGAGGCGCGCACAGGTTGACGTGGAAGGAGTTCCAAATCCAattccaccacctcctcctcctccgcctgcgcctgcggtgCAAGAACAAGAGGCTGCTTGGGATTTCAAGAAGTATATCGGTTTCGACGAGCCTGTTGAAACGAAGGATGAGGCCGGGGTTGGTGCGGATGTTGCTGGTTCTTTTGAAGATCACGAGAACGATGATCCTGGCCCTTTGGCTGGGGAGAATGTCATGAACGTGATCGTGGTGTCTGCTGAATGTTCTCCCTGGTGCAAAACAG GTGGCCTTGGAGATGTTGCGGGAGCTCTGCCGAAGGCTTTGGCCAGAAGAGGACATCGTGTTATG GTTGTGGTACCAAGGTATGGGGACTATGCGGAAGCCTTCGACATGGGAATCACGAAATACTACAAAGCTGCAGGACAG GACTTGGAAGTGAAATATTTTCATGCATTTATTGATGGAGTCGATTTTGTGTTCATTGATGCACCTCTCTTCCGGCACCGTCAAGGTGACATTTATGGGGGGAATAGACAG GAAATTATGAAGCGCATGATTTTGTTCTGCAAGGTTGCTGTTGAG GTTCCTTGGCACGTTCCATGTGGCGGTGTGTGCTATGGTGATGGCAATTTGGTGTTCATTGCTAATGATTGGCACACTGCACTCCTGCCTGTTTATCTGAAAGCATATTACAGAGACAATGGCATGATGCAGTACACTCGCTCCGTTCTCGTCATACACAACATCGCTCACCAG GGTCGCGGCCCTGTAGCTGAATACCCGTACATGGACCTGCCTGAACACTACCTCCAGCACTTCGAGCTGTACGACCCCGTCGGCGGTGAGCACGCCAACATCTTCGCGGCGGGCCTGAAGATGGCGGACCAGGTGGTGACCGTGAGCCGCGGCTACCTGTGGGAGCTGAAGACGGTGGAAGGCGGGTGGGGCCTCCACGACATCATCCGGTCCAACGACTGGAAGATGAACGGCATCGTGAACGGCATCGACCACCAGGAGTGGAGCCCCGAGGTGGACGCGCACCTCCGGTCGGACGGGTACACCAACTACAGCCTCCGGACGCTGGACGCCGGCAAGCGGCAGTGCAAGGCGGCGCTGCAGCGGGAGCTCGGGCTGGAGGTGCGCGACGACGTGCCGCTGCTGGGGTTCATCGGGCGGCTGGACGGGCAGAAGGGCGTGGACATCATCGGCGACGCGATGCCGTGGCTGGCCGGGCAGGACGTGCAGCTGGTGATGCTGGGCGCCGGGCGCGCGGACCTGGAGCGGATGCTGCAGCAGCTGGAGCGGGCGCACCACGACAGGGTGCGCGGGTGGGTGGGGTTCTCGGTGCCCATGGCGCACCGCATCACGGCGGGCGCCGACGTGCTGCTGATGCCGTCCCGGTTCGAGCCGTGCGGGCTGAACCAGCTGTACGCCATGGCGTACGGCACCGTCCCCGTGGTGCACGCCGTGGGCGGGCTGCGGGACACGGTGGCGCCCTTCGACCCGTTCGGCGACGCCGGGCTCGGGTGGACGTTCGACCGCGCGGAGCCCGGCAAGCTGGTCGAGGCGCTCGGGCACTGCCTCGACACGTACCGGAACTACAGGGAGAGCTGGAGGGGCATCCAGGCGCGCGGCATGTCGCAGGACCTCAGCTGGGACCACGCCGCCGAGCTCTACGAGGAGGTCCTCGTCAAGGCCAAGTACCAGTGGTGA